The Synergistales bacterium region CGGGTGGGACCAGGGTGCCTTGTTCCACGGCCGGAGACGGAGCTGCTGGTAGAGCATCTCTGCTCCTTGATCTCACCAGAGGGAATGGTGATAGATTGGGGCACGGGCAGCGGATGTATAGCGATCAGCATCCTGGGAGCGATTCCGGAAGCGCAGGCGGTAGCGGTAGACTGTTCGCCCCTGGCGCTCGGATACGCCTGGGAGAATGCGCGACGACAGAAGGTAGAGCGACGACTGCTCCTCTGGCATTCGGCAAGGGTAGGAGACATGCCCCCTTCCGCGTCGAAACCCTCTTTGCTTGTCAGCAATCCTCCCTACATCCCGACCTCCGAAACGGCGCGCCTCATGCCTGAGGTTGCCCGGTACGAGCCCCTACGGGCGCTTGACGGAGGTGAAGACGGTCTCTGGTTCGCAAAACAGCTGCTGCAGTGGGCTGGAGCAAATCTGGCTCATGGAGGCCTCGCGGCACTGGAAATCGGAGGCCAGTCGCAGTTGACGGAACTCAGGAGATATGCGCCCACTGCACTGGTTTTGGCAGAAGCTATCAATGACTATAACGGCATTGAGAGAATAGCAATATGGAAACACATCTAACAAACAGGTATTGAATATTTTCTAAAAGGAATAGTACAGCTAAAAGGAGGTTGTTGTGAATGGAAAAGCGTGAACTGGTCATTATCGGGGCGGGTCCAGCCGGCATGTCGGCAGCCATATACGGCAAACGTTCCGGCCTTGATGTGCTCCTGCTGGAACAGGGCATGCCCGGCGGACAGGTCAATATCACCGATGAAATCGAGAATTGGCCGGGAGTCCAGCACGCCTCCGGGCCGGAACTGGTTGACAGCTTTCGCAAGCATGCGGAGAAATTCGGCACCGAATTTCGTGAAGCCGATGTGAAGTCCGTTGAGCTGCGGGACGGTGAAAAGGTCGTCGTTACGGACCAGGGAGAGCTGCAGGCGGAAGCTGTTATTGTCGCTACCGGTGCGAGTTTCCGGAAACTCGGATGTCCCGGAGAGAGCGACTATACAGGCCGTGGCGTAAGCTACTGCGCCGTCTGCGACGGTGCGTTCTTTGAAGAGCAGACCATCGCCGTGATCGGAGGAGGGAACACCGCGGTCGAGGAGGCGGTCTATCTCACTCAGTTTGCGGAAAAGGTGTACATTATCCACCGTCGGGATAGCTTTAGAGCCGATCGCGTAGCGATCGAGCAGGCTATGTCCAACGACAGGATCGTTCCCGTCTGGAACAGTGTGGTCGAATCGATCCAGGGGACGGACATGGTGGAGAAGGTGGTGCTCCGTAACACCAAAACGGGAGAGACCAGCGAGCTGCCGGTAGCCGGAGTCTTTGTCTTTGTGGGATCCACCCCCAACGACGAAGCGGTACGAGGCCTTCTGGAAAGCAGCAAGGGTGGCTGGATCACAACGAAGGAATCCATGGAAACCTCCGTAGAGGGAATCTTCGCCGCCGGCGACGTACGCGACAAATTTCTCCGACAGGTCGTTACCGCAGCCTCGGACGGTGCTGTAGCAGCAATGGCAGCCTACGGATACATCTCCCAGCAGCTGCATCTCCGGAGCACCCTGCTGGAACCCGAGGAAACCACGGCTTTCTTCTACTCCAGCATTGACGAAAAACAGGCGCATCTTTCCGCGGAACTGGAAACCTGGCTTGACGAAAACGGGAAAGAGCTTACCCTTATTGATGGGTACACGAATGCTCGAATGGCAGAAAAACTTGACCTGGAGAAGATGCCCGTTTTGGTCAAATTCAAAAGGGGCGCCGTGGAGTCCGCAACGGTGGTCCATTCATTGGAAGACATCAAGTCCCAGCTCTAGAATAGATCAAGACCCTGGGCTGACCGGGCGGGTGGCCTGATTTGGCCCCCGCTCTCTTTTTATCTATAATGCGAAGGTAGAAGGCGAGGTGAGAGAGAGTGATCGTAACTGTAACGCTGAACCCGGCAGTTGACGAAGAGTATCTGTTGCCCGAGTTCACCCCGGGCGGCTGGTCCCGTGCGAATAAGGTTGTCCGTTCTCCGGGAGGAAAGGGCATCAACGTTTCCATGGTGCTCTCTCAGTTAGGCGTCGAATCGGCCGCGATGGGGTTTCTCGCAGGATTCAACGGGGAATATATCCGTGATGCCCTGCGGCGGGAACGGATCGCGACGAATTTCGTCCATGTGCCTGGCGAAACCAGAACAAATGTGTACATTGTTGATGAAATAGGGCATGTGGAAACGGGGATCGCCGAGTTAGGCCCCTACATCCCCGAAGAGGCGATCAAGCGCTTTGAAACCAACTTTGAGCGGATGCTCCATCGGGCGGAGCTGGTCAGCATTGGTGGTTCACTGCCTCCCGGCGTACCCCAGGATGCCTACCGGGATCTGATTGACCTGGCGAACGCCAAGGGAATTCCGACCTGTGTCGATGCAGCCGGTGCATCCCTCATGGCGGCCATCGAGAAGGGTCCTACCATAGCAAAGGTAGACCATCGTTTTATGTCAAAAATGGCGGGGGTTCCTTTGACCTCGCTTGACAACCTGATTGACATTGTCTCAAAGGTACATGACCATGGGGTACAGTACGCCGTGACATCCTACCGCACTTACGGCGACGTGTTCTTCACTCCTGAAGGTATCTTTCTTGCCGAACTGGAGCGACGGAGAGTGGTTTCCCTTTTCGGAGCCAGTGACGCGCTCATCGGCGGTATGCTCCTGGCCTACCAGGAGGGAATGGACATCCAGGAGGGAATCCGCTTCTGCATGGCCTGCGCCTGGCAGGATTCACTGCAGGTTGAAAAGGGAGTCAGTACTCGGGAGGCTGTGGAAGAGCTGATGCCAAAGGTCCGCGTTGAAAAACTGGATTAGATGATGGAGGAGCAGATGCCATGAAGCTAGCTGAGGTAATGGACCGTGATCTAAGCGCGATTACCAGGGACACACTGCTGGGTGAGGCGATTGAGATTCTCTGCAGGCACAGGCTCTCAGGCATTCCCGTTGTGGACAGTGTCAACAAGGTTGTAGGGTTCATCAGCGAGAAGGACATCGTCAAGGCTGCGCTCCCCGGGTACTTCGAGTACCTTCGCGATTCATCATTCATTCCGGATTTCGGCCAGTTCCATAATCGCCTGCACAAAATCAGCCGGGAACCTGTCGAAAAGTATATGATCTCTGATGTTGCAACCTTTTCAGAGGATGACAGCGATTTTTCCGTAGCGATGGTGCTGATTCAGAAGAACTTCAAACGCGCCCCTGTGGTGCAGAACGGGGAGCTTGTAGGCATCGTGAACAGGGCGGACTTGCTGGAACGCATTATGTCCAGTGACGAAGAAAAAAAGCATCATTCGGAGTAATGAAGATCCTCCTGTTCGTCTGTACGGGAAACACCTGCCGCAGCCCAATGGCCGAAGCGTTCTGCCGAAAATGGTTGTGCCAATACGGCCTGCAGGAATGCTACTCCTGTTGGTCGGCAGGCCTGTTCGCGATTCCCGGGATGCCCGCCGCGCCGCACGCACAGGTGGCGATGGAAGAGCGGGCACTGAGCCTGCTTACCCACCGATCCAGACGCCTCGAAGAAACGATGGTGCATCGATCATGGCTGGTTCTTGGATTGACGGAGGAACATGCATGGAGAATGAAGTCCCGATTCCCCCGACAGGAGGCAAAGATCTTCTCGCTCGGGGGCTACCTGTCGGAGTATGCCTGTTCGCAAGTCCCGACAACCAGGCGGACTGCGGACATCCCTGACCCCTACGGAAGCTCTCTGGAATGCTACAGAATGGTTGCTGAAGAGCTGAACCAGGCTGTCAGTTCCCTGGTGGCATGTTTACGAGAGTAGGGTACCGCCCTCCATTTGCTTCCTGTAGAGGTAAATGGGCGCGCCCCAGCAACCGATACCCACTGCAGGGGGGATAATCGTCATGAGTATGAGCATGCAGGATGCCCAGAACGCCTATCAGACGAACCAGATTCAGACCGCTTCGAGAGAGCAGCTGTTACTCCTTACCTACGATATTGGGATCAGGGCCTGCCTCCATGCCGAGAAGGCAATCGAGGCAAGGGATGTCGAATCCAGCAACACCTTGTTGAAAAAGGCTCAGGACGTTATCCGAGAACTCATGGTGACCCTGGACACGGAAAACGGGGGCGATTTTGCACAGCAACTGATGAGCCTCTACGAATTTATGTTCTATCAGCTCGTTGAGGCCAATGTGGAAAAGACAGGCGACAAGGTTGCCTCTGTACGGGAGATGCTGCAAGAACTGCGGGATACCTGGAAAGAGGCAATGGATCAGATGGCCGATCAGCAACCCAAAGAGTCGCAATGGTCCAGCGAAGGCGGCATGTACGACGGAACAGCCACTGCGAATCAGCAGCGTCGTGCTCCTGCAAGCGTTCCCAAAGGAGGGGGCTTTAGTGTTGCCGGATGATGTCGCCACCCCCCTCAAAGAGCTCCTGGAACAGGAACGATTGCTATACAGCCAACTGCACGACAAGGTGCAGCTGGAAGAACGCTGTGTGGAAGAGGCGGAATGGGAGAAACTCCTGCAGGTCTTACAGGAAAAACAGGCGCTGATCTCACAGCAGGAGAACCTCCAGGAACAGTGGGCAGAGTGGGCGGCCTTTCTCGGTGTCGAAGGTACCAGGGAAAGCCCCGCGTTCTGGAATGCTGTGGCACATCGGCTGACCTCGTCGAAATACAAGGAATTGGCGGGAGGCGTTGAAGAGATCCGACAGTTGGCCGCCGCCACCCTGTCCCGGGAACGCAAGGTACAGGATCGGCTCGAACAGGATATCGAGGCGCTCCGTGCGCAGATGATGCAGATACAGCGTGGGAAGGCCGCCTACCGGAGTTACATGAAGGCCGGAGGCGATGTATACCGAATTGTCGAGCCCAGATCATAGACAGCGCACCCTGAGAAGGGCCTCTGTAGTGTCCGTGAAAATGCTGCGGATCTTTCTTCTTGTTGGATCATGCATCCTCTATCTGCTGGCCACGGAAACCCTGGCTGCCACGAAGGATGTGGAACCGCTTACCGGGAAGGAAGAGCGGTTGCGTCGGGTAGGTTCCCGGGAGGTGGAAACCTACTGGACACGGGTCACCGACCCCGTCGTCACGTCGCGCATTTCTATGATTACGAAGAGGCTTGCAGCGTATGCCGACCGCTCGATGCCTTATGAAACGCGTGTTCTCTCCTCGGATCACCTGCTTGCCTTCTGCATCCCCGGAGGCAGGATATACTGCTCCACAGGACTGATTGATTTTTGCCGCAGTGACCCGGAATTA contains the following coding sequences:
- the prmC gene encoding peptide chain release factor N(5)-glutamine methyltransferase translates to MNIAKARHWLRRTLQQYDIDNSIRESILILEIVTGRNEAYLRAHENERLSPEQQGRLLEILDRRCRHEPLAYIEGEQAFFGRTFRVGPGCLVPRPETELLVEHLCSLISPEGMVIDWGTGSGCIAISILGAIPEAQAVAVDCSPLALGYAWENARRQKVERRLLLWHSARVGDMPPSASKPSLLVSNPPYIPTSETARLMPEVARYEPLRALDGGEDGLWFAKQLLQWAGANLAHGGLAALEIGGQSQLTELRRYAPTALVLAEAINDYNGIERIAIWKHI
- the trxB gene encoding thioredoxin-disulfide reductase, encoding MEKRELVIIGAGPAGMSAAIYGKRSGLDVLLLEQGMPGGQVNITDEIENWPGVQHASGPELVDSFRKHAEKFGTEFREADVKSVELRDGEKVVVTDQGELQAEAVIVATGASFRKLGCPGESDYTGRGVSYCAVCDGAFFEEQTIAVIGGGNTAVEEAVYLTQFAEKVYIIHRRDSFRADRVAIEQAMSNDRIVPVWNSVVESIQGTDMVEKVVLRNTKTGETSELPVAGVFVFVGSTPNDEAVRGLLESSKGGWITTKESMETSVEGIFAAGDVRDKFLRQVVTAASDGAVAAMAAYGYISQQLHLRSTLLEPEETTAFFYSSIDEKQAHLSAELETWLDENGKELTLIDGYTNARMAEKLDLEKMPVLVKFKRGAVESATVVHSLEDIKSQL
- a CDS encoding 1-phosphofructokinase family hexose kinase, translated to MIVTVTLNPAVDEEYLLPEFTPGGWSRANKVVRSPGGKGINVSMVLSQLGVESAAMGFLAGFNGEYIRDALRRERIATNFVHVPGETRTNVYIVDEIGHVETGIAELGPYIPEEAIKRFETNFERMLHRAELVSIGGSLPPGVPQDAYRDLIDLANAKGIPTCVDAAGASLMAAIEKGPTIAKVDHRFMSKMAGVPLTSLDNLIDIVSKVHDHGVQYAVTSYRTYGDVFFTPEGIFLAELERRRVVSLFGASDALIGGMLLAYQEGMDIQEGIRFCMACAWQDSLQVEKGVSTREAVEELMPKVRVEKLD
- a CDS encoding CBS domain-containing protein translates to MKLAEVMDRDLSAITRDTLLGEAIEILCRHRLSGIPVVDSVNKVVGFISEKDIVKAALPGYFEYLRDSSFIPDFGQFHNRLHKISREPVEKYMISDVATFSEDDSDFSVAMVLIQKNFKRAPVVQNGELVGIVNRADLLERIMSSDEEKKHHSE
- the fliS gene encoding flagellar export chaperone FliS, which translates into the protein MSMSMQDAQNAYQTNQIQTASREQLLLLTYDIGIRACLHAEKAIEARDVESSNTLLKKAQDVIRELMVTLDTENGGDFAQQLMSLYEFMFYQLVEANVEKTGDKVASVREMLQELRDTWKEAMDQMADQQPKESQWSSEGGMYDGTATANQQRRAPASVPKGGGFSVAG
- the flgN gene encoding flagellar export chaperone FlgN codes for the protein MLPDDVATPLKELLEQERLLYSQLHDKVQLEERCVEEAEWEKLLQVLQEKQALISQQENLQEQWAEWAAFLGVEGTRESPAFWNAVAHRLTSSKYKELAGGVEEIRQLAAATLSRERKVQDRLEQDIEALRAQMMQIQRGKAAYRSYMKAGGDVYRIVEPRS